The genomic DNA tccaagtagtaACCAACAGTTGTTCAGATACTGCCATCTGTTCTTGAAAGCTTTGTTATTTGTCTAAGATAAAGTGAATATGGAGTACATATTTGGCTTCTGGTTTTTTTTAAGCCATTCTCCATCAGTAGTATACTATTCTATATGCGGTAGCGAAAAACTGAACAAAGATGACACATTAGTTTGGCCTAAGAGCAAATACATATTCATGATGTGGCCTAAGTGTTGTTTGTGCTCCCTTAATTGGTTGATGGCCAAATGATAATATAATGGATGGATCAACATATTGGACAACAACAATAAAGGATTGACATATAGTTCTTTTTTTTTGTGGCTAAAATTAAGCATCAATTGCACAAAAAGGAGGGTTCTCTACTTTGTATACACATTGATGTTAGCTTCGGAAATGTTATTCATTCTACTAATATTGTATATAATTCTAGAATGTGGTCTCCAACATGGTTTCCGCACAGTACAAATATTAATAACTCCATGTTAACAATGTGCTGATAATTAATAAATTTGTCACTAACCACGTAGATTTAAGGTAAGTGCTTTATATATAAGATATTGATATTTCTTCAAAATTCTTGTGATGATTCTATGGGCAAAATTGAGTTGCGTGTGAGACATAACCCTTTTAACACAAATTCAAGCACCGACACTCCGACACTCCAGGTTGATGGTTCCGGCGTTGTTGTTCCTTTTAAGGTTTCTTCTAAAAATCCagtttgttttagtattgttgtaTCTTATGCAATGCGTTTTTAGTAATGCAGAACCTTGGGCTTGTTTCTTGAAGACCAATGGTCGATATAGAGTTTGAGGCAACAAAGTGATGAATGGATGCAGTTCTTTCTGGGCTTTTATGCAACTTTTGTTGTATTTCTTGTTTGCTTTTGCTGTAGTTAAATTTATGGGCATCTGGTTGTTATAATAAATTATTTGGATGTGTATATTCTGCAAAGGGATAAAGAACTGAACATTTTCCCATGTCTTAAGCTACGTCAGTATTCAAATTGAACTCATGTAATAGGGCTGGATCTTTTGAAGTCTGGGTTTTATTTGCTACATAGATCCTCAGTTTTTCCAATGGAATCAGACCAGATTTCTGGGTTACCCTTTGGAATCAGACCAAAGTACTGTATATAATACATAATATGTTGCCTGATTGTTGATTACCAAAATGACCCTTACATAAAGATGTTCAAAATCTTAAATTACATCATATATAGGATAACATCACCCCACCATGTGACCTGCACCACAATTTCGCACCAGACTTTCATCGTACACAATAACATTCACAACTCAATATGACCAACTATATTGGGAAGCAATCCCTCTTCACTCCTCGAAAATTCAAGTGCTTAAACTCTTTTCTTGCCATTTCAACTTCAGCTTTGTAAAGGTCAATGAGAGATGCACATACATCCAGTCATACATATCGTCCACCATCCGAAAGAGAGTAATCCTTGCGGTCTTTTTAATGAATATTACGCCCAAATATGTCCAGAATCCAACTATAAATCCTATAACAATAATAGCATAATCTAGAACTCTTTCAAGCTTGTCATCATCTTCTGCTTGATATGGTGAATGATTAGCTTCATCACCGGGACATTCTGGAAGTGGCACACCACAAAGGCCCTCATTGCCAACATAGATCGAGTCATTGAAGGTTGACAATTGACCGCCTGTTGGGATTCTTCCTGACAGATTGTTGTGAGAGAGATTCAAGGATCCTAAAAAGCTTAAAGCAGATAGTTCGACAGGAATTTCTCCCATGAGATAGTTCATTGACAAATCAAGAGACTCCAATTCCTTCATGGCACCAAGATTTTCTGGAATCCTTCCTATCAAATGGTTGTTGGATAAGTTAAGGAAGTCCAATCCATGCAGCTTCGTGATCTCTTTCGGAATCTCACCAGAAATATTATTGTTTGATAAGTCTATGCTTGCCACTGCACTAAGAGCATTAGTGTATTCATTGGTTAACCCTTTTGCAGTTATTATAATGTTATCCTTGAAGCTATTTACCACAGCCTCACACCGATATAACTGATTTGCATAAGATTCACAAATTGCTTGGTGGTCGCTCCTAGCATACAATAGATCAGTATAGTTTTGCTTCACAACCATAGAACTGAAATTTGAGATAGAGGAAGGTATACTGCCAATAAGATTGTTGAACGAAAGATCCAAAACTTGGAGGGAAGTAAGATTTCCTATACTTGCAGGAATAGCATGATCGAATGAGTTTGAGCTCAAACGAAGAAACTTTAATAACGGAAAGCTCCTTCCCACCCAATTTGGTATTTCACCGAAAAATTTATTCCCACCAAGATCAAGACTTACTAATTCATCAGAATTTCTTAAGGCAGAAGGAAATGGTCCTGACAAATTATTATTATTCATATGAAGGAAGTTCAAACTAATTGGATATGAGCCATTGCAATTTGGGACCTCACCCGACAAGTAATTGTTGGATAGGTGCAGTACCATTAATATATTAAAATTGCAAAAGAAGGCAGGCAAACAACCATTGATTTGGTTATTAGACAACAATAATATTTGAACAGCTTCCGGATTTCTATAATTCAATGGAATTGTTCCTTCAAAAGAGTTATTTGATAGATCCATATAGGTAGATAAACTAGAAGGTAATTGACCATTCAAAAAATTTGAGCTTATGTCAAGGTGAAGTTGTGAATTATTGAAAATGAAATCTGAGAACCAACTTGGAATATTTCCATAAAGTCCAACTCCAGATAAAGATAATTCTTGCAAAGTTGTTTGCGTTCGAATCCAAGAAGGAAATCTAGTTCCCAAATGACAATAGCTCATATCAATCTTGTAAGCATGAAAAGGAGGAAGCCaatcatctaataaaatcaaattCAAGGAGTTATAAGATATATCCAAACCCCATAAGTTGGTGAGCTGGGAAAAGTGAGCATCTGTCATGTTGCCTTGTAATGAATTTGATGAGACATACAAGTCTTGCAGTTGAGTTAATTGTCCAAGACCGGTAGAGATTGACCCAGTGAAGTTATTGTGACTCACTACAAAGGACTGTAACTTGGATCCTTGTGGACATTTAGACAAACCATCAAGTAGATTTGTTAGTTCTCCACCAATATTATTCTCTGACAAATCCAAATCCTCCAAGTTGCATAGATCACCCAAGCTCATTGGAATTTGCCCCATCAAGTAATTCATTGATGCATTAAAATACCTTAAGTTGTGAAGTTTGCCAATGTTTCCAGGTATTTGACAAGATATATTATTATCAGATAGAACTAATTCCTCCAAATTGATGAGATTACCCAAAACATCTGGTATACATCCATAAAACTCATTAGATGACACATCCAAATGTATCAAGCTAGTGAGGTTGCCCATGCTCAGAGGTATCTCTCCAGTGATTCGATTATGAGACAAATCTAAATACTTTAAGTGGATAAAATTGCCCAAGCTCAGAAGTATCTCTCCAGTGATATGATTACCCTGCAAATCTAAATGCTCCAAGCAACTAAGGTTGACCATGCTCAAAAGTATCATATCAGTTATATGATTCAAAGATAAATCTAGATACTCAAGATGAAAAAGACTTCCCATATTTAGTGGAACTTTTGTTAAAGAATTACCATCTAATTTCAAATGCTTCAACTTTCCAGTGGCATTCACTGAAATATTTCCTtctattttattacttgatataTTATTTGTGCCAGCTCCTCCTGTTGCATCTTGTAGCCCACAATTTGATAAAGCAAGTTGTTCTAGGCTATTATAATT from Zingiber officinale cultivar Zhangliang chromosome 4A, Zo_v1.1, whole genome shotgun sequence includes the following:
- the LOC121970738 gene encoding receptor-like protein EIX2; the protein is MSISCGCKGSYDSSKHATLFLVILLFSTRACCDDHPHASKRISCLESERSALLAIKSDLYNSDHWLSSWSGYDCCNWSGVACDNTTSHVIRLDVHYPLDPYVSYPEKNLQGNHITGEILLSLGNFIHLKYLDLSHNRITGEIPLSMGNLTSLIHLDVSSNEFYGCIPDVLGNLINLEELVLSDNNISCQIPGNIGKLHNLRYFNASMNYLMGQIPMSLGDLCNLEDLDLSENNIGGELTNLLDGLSKCPQGSKLQSFVVSHNNFTGSISTGLGQLTQLQDLYVSSNSLQGNMTDAHFSQLTNLWGLDISYNSLNLILLDDWLPPFHAYKIDMSYCHLGTRFPSWIRTQTTLQELSLSGVGLYGNIPSWFSDFIFNNSQLHLDISSNFLNGQLPSSLSTYMDLSNNSFEGTIPLNYRNPEAVQILLLSNNQINGCLPAFFCNFNILMVLHLSNNYLSGEVPNCNGSYPISLNFLHMNNNNLSGPFPSALRNSDELVSLDLGGNKFFGEIPNWVGRSFPLLKFLRLSSNSFDHAIPASIGNLTSLQVLDLSFNNLIGSIPSSISNFSSMVVKQNYTDLLYARSDHQAICESYANQLYRCEAVVNSFKDNIIITAKGLTNEYTNALSAVASIDLSNNNISGEIPKEITKLHGLDFLNLSNNHLIGRIPENLGAMKELESLDLSMNYLMGEIPVELSALSFLGSLNLSHNNLSGRIPTGGQLSTFNDSIYVGNEGLCGVPLPECPGDEANHSPYQAEDDDKLERVLDYAIIVIGFIVGFWTYLGVIFIKKTARITLFRMVDDMYDWMYVHLSLTFTKLKLKWQEKSLST